One Turneriella parva DSM 21527 genomic region harbors:
- a CDS encoding SCO family protein, whose product MKNSFHPDRLRRHALVHMRISQVLLSVALISTATQLSADLPAVGRHDVSEPAAPRTALPQVGRHDVSEPAAPRTALPQVGRHDVSEPAAPRTALPQVGRHDVSEPAAPRTALPQVGRHDVSEPAAPRTALPQVGRHDVSEPAAPRTALPPADDTIAKTPPPAEVTIEEQIGGDLSKLVLVDENGKNVTLGQLADGKRPVIIAPVYYNCPHLCTLTLNGLLQAIEKENRYALGKDYLVVAYSFHPDEKHQLAQVKQKNYLRKLTQVTDQNLDGYISHWRFFTGSIENIAAISKAIGFRYLKETSTNPRKKDVEYVHPAALIVTTPDLKVSRYLYGVEYAQTDYRLALLEAADGKVSKTIGDRLMLTCYSFDPVKRKYSLVAWRVMRLGGIATLILVVLLLGVLWYRERLKRAKA is encoded by the coding sequence TTGAAAAACTCGTTTCACCCTGACCGGCTTCGCAGGCATGCCTTGGTGCATATGAGGATTTCTCAAGTTCTGTTATCGGTCGCCTTAATTTCGACGGCCACGCAGCTTTCTGCAGATCTGCCAGCGGTCGGGAGACACGATGTCTCCGAGCCGGCGGCGCCAAGGACGGCGTTGCCGCAGGTGGGGAGACACGACGTCTCTGAGCCGGCGGCGCCAAGGACGGCGTTGCCGCAGGTGGGGAGACACGACGTCTCTGAGCCGGCGGCGCCAAGGACGGCGTTGCCGCAGGTGGGGAGACACGACGTCTCTGAGCCGGCGGCGCCAAGGACGGCGTTGCCGCAGGTGGGGAGACACGACGTCTCTGAGCCGGCGGCGCCAAGGACGGCGTTGCCGCAGGTGGGGAGACACGACGTCTCTGAGCCGGCGGCGCCAAGGACGGCGTTGCCGCCGGCCGATGATACCATCGCCAAAACACCCCCTCCGGCCGAGGTGACGATCGAAGAGCAGATTGGCGGCGATCTGTCAAAACTTGTGCTGGTCGATGAAAATGGTAAAAATGTCACGTTGGGTCAACTTGCCGACGGCAAACGCCCTGTTATTATAGCGCCAGTTTACTATAATTGCCCCCACCTGTGTACACTTACTCTGAATGGGCTTTTGCAGGCGATTGAAAAAGAGAACCGCTATGCGCTGGGAAAGGACTACCTGGTCGTCGCGTATAGCTTTCACCCTGATGAAAAGCACCAGCTGGCGCAGGTGAAACAGAAAAACTACCTCAGAAAATTAACGCAGGTGACCGACCAGAACCTTGACGGTTATATATCCCACTGGCGGTTCTTTACCGGCAGCATCGAGAATATCGCGGCGATTTCGAAAGCGATCGGTTTTCGCTACCTGAAAGAGACGTCGACGAACCCGCGCAAAAAAGACGTTGAATATGTTCACCCCGCGGCGCTGATCGTTACCACACCCGACCTCAAGGTTTCGCGTTATCTCTATGGAGTCGAATATGCTCAGACCGATTACCGCCTGGCGCTGCTCGAAGCGGCAGACGGCAAGGTTTCAAAAACAATCGGCGACAGGTTAATGTTGACCTGTTATAGTTTTGACCCGGTGAAGCGCAAATACAGTTTGGTGGCTTGGCGCGTCATGCGCCTGGGCGGTATTGCCACCTTAATTCTGGTGGTTCTTCTGCTTGGGGTGCTTTGGTACCGCGAAAGACTCAAGCGCGCGAAAGCGTAG
- the ctaD gene encoding cytochrome c oxidase subunit I has protein sequence MSSIAHSADHAHGDHHENFLSKKGIMSWLSSVDHKRIGLLYLYTGLGAFLIGGVFALLLRTELMFPGKTFVDEKTYNVLFTLHGSMMIFVFIVPGIVASFGNIFMPIMIGARDVAFPILNRFSYQVYLFGIATILVGLIDPFNWFGGPADTGWTFYTPYSAKSGTSVITMTLGAFTLGFSSILTGLNFVVTIHKMRAPGMTWTRMPLFCWAIYSTSLIQVLATPVIGITLFLLIAERFFGIGFFDPALGGDPVLFQHFFWFYSHPVVYIMILPAMGVVSEILPVFSRKPIFGYKAIAYSSLAIAGVSFIVWAHHLFVSTLSSSVAIFFSFLTYLVAIPTAIKVFNWITTLYGGQIDLKTPMLYALAFVFLFAIGGLTGLPLAAPAVDVSYHDTYFVIAHFHYTIQGGTVISLMAALYYWMPKISGRMYNEKFGVYSFLFVFIGFNLTFIPQFLMGTQGMPRRYYDYEPMFQTYHMLSTIGAYALGIGYFTAILNIVISSFKGKPCGDNPWNANTLEWKIPSPMPEHNFHEIPTITEWPYEYGRDGEPTKYSAKKGAH, from the coding sequence ATGTCATCTATAGCACACTCTGCAGATCACGCACACGGCGATCACCATGAGAACTTTCTCAGCAAGAAAGGTATCATGTCATGGCTCTCGAGCGTAGACCACAAACGCATCGGCCTTCTGTACCTTTACACCGGCCTCGGCGCATTTCTCATCGGCGGCGTATTCGCGCTGCTGCTGAGAACCGAACTGATGTTTCCCGGTAAGACGTTCGTCGACGAAAAGACCTACAACGTACTCTTCACGCTGCACGGCTCGATGATGATCTTCGTGTTCATCGTGCCCGGCATCGTCGCTTCGTTCGGTAACATCTTTATGCCGATTATGATCGGCGCGCGCGATGTGGCTTTTCCGATTCTGAACCGCTTCAGCTATCAGGTATACCTCTTCGGTATCGCCACGATTCTCGTGGGCCTCATTGACCCGTTCAACTGGTTCGGTGGCCCCGCAGACACCGGCTGGACATTTTACACACCTTACAGCGCGAAGTCAGGTACCAGTGTCATCACCATGACGCTCGGCGCATTCACGCTCGGTTTCTCGTCGATTCTGACGGGTCTTAACTTTGTGGTGACAATCCACAAGATGCGCGCACCGGGCATGACCTGGACGCGTATGCCGCTCTTCTGCTGGGCGATCTATTCAACTTCGCTCATTCAGGTGCTGGCAACTCCCGTTATCGGTATCACGCTCTTTCTTCTGATTGCCGAACGCTTCTTTGGCATCGGTTTCTTCGACCCGGCTTTGGGCGGCGACCCGGTGCTCTTTCAGCACTTCTTCTGGTTCTATTCGCACCCGGTAGTTTATATCATGATTCTGCCAGCGATGGGTGTGGTTTCAGAAATTCTGCCCGTGTTCTCACGCAAGCCGATCTTCGGCTACAAGGCGATTGCCTACTCTTCACTCGCGATCGCGGGTGTGAGCTTCATCGTCTGGGCGCACCACCTTTTTGTGAGCACGCTCTCGTCATCGGTTGCTATCTTCTTCTCGTTTCTGACGTACCTCGTCGCGATACCCACGGCGATCAAGGTCTTCAACTGGATCACCACGCTCTACGGTGGGCAGATCGACCTCAAAACCCCGATGCTGTACGCTCTGGCATTCGTGTTTCTGTTCGCGATCGGCGGCCTGACAGGTCTGCCGCTTGCAGCACCTGCGGTGGATGTCAGCTATCACGATACCTATTTCGTGATCGCGCACTTTCACTACACGATTCAGGGTGGTACCGTGATTTCGCTCATGGCCGCACTCTATTACTGGATGCCGAAGATATCGGGCCGCATGTATAATGAGAAGTTCGGTGTTTACAGCTTTCTCTTTGTGTTCATCGGTTTTAACCTCACATTTATTCCCCAGTTTCTCATGGGCACACAGGGCATGCCACGCCGTTATTACGACTACGAGCCGATGTTCCAGACATACCACATGCTCTCGACCATCGGCGCATATGCGCTCGGCATTGGATACTTCACCGCAATTCTGAACATTGTGATCTCAAGCTTCAAAGGCAAACCCTGCGGAGATAACCCGTGGAACGCCAACACGCTCGAGTGGAAAATACCTTCACCGATGCCAGAACACAACTTTCACGAAATACCAACGATTACCGAGTGGCCATATGAATATGGCCGCGACGGCGAGCCGACAAAGTACTCGGCTAAGAAAGGGGCGCACTAA
- a CDS encoding enoyl-CoA hydratase/isomerase family protein — MQTLYDHKQLRATLDGNGVCHVELNNASQLNALNTTMAAGAVELAEIIQKSTARVVVFTGAGRAFSAGGDLNYLIELTKLPAAESAAAMLHFYKSYLSLFTLPLPTIAHINGPCVGAGFCLALACDLRFAVSNSKVGMNFVRIGLNPGMAAEHWAHLGHTPLLNEMLLTGKIYNSSDIRLRALFNQVGASEEIEDAVLSCARAIASASPQSIALSLPLLRGHTLSREEVMQAEAAGQGICMSTGQIAESVAAQREGKSFRFER; from the coding sequence ATGCAAACCCTTTATGACCACAAACAGCTCAGAGCAACGCTCGACGGCAACGGTGTCTGCCATGTAGAACTCAACAATGCAAGCCAGCTGAACGCGCTCAACACCACCATGGCCGCGGGCGCGGTTGAGCTTGCCGAAATTATTCAGAAGTCTACGGCCCGTGTCGTGGTTTTCACCGGCGCCGGCCGCGCTTTCTCTGCCGGCGGTGATCTGAACTACCTGATAGAACTCACAAAACTGCCCGCGGCCGAATCTGCCGCGGCAATGCTGCACTTCTACAAATCTTATCTCTCATTGTTCACGCTGCCGCTGCCTACCATTGCCCACATCAACGGCCCCTGCGTCGGCGCCGGCTTCTGCCTCGCACTCGCGTGCGACCTGCGCTTTGCGGTTTCGAACAGCAAAGTCGGTATGAACTTTGTGCGCATCGGGCTAAACCCCGGCATGGCCGCAGAACATTGGGCGCACCTCGGCCACACTCCGCTTCTGAACGAAATGCTGCTCACGGGAAAGATCTACAATTCGTCTGACATCCGCCTGAGGGCGCTCTTTAACCAGGTGGGCGCCAGCGAAGAAATTGAGGATGCAGTGCTATCATGCGCCCGGGCGATTGCTTCGGCATCGCCGCAGTCGATCGCGCTATCGTTGCCGCTACTGCGGGGCCACACGCTGAGCCGTGAAGAAGTAATGCAGGCCGAAGCTGCCGGCCAGGGTATTTGCATGAGCACCGGGCAAATTGCCGAATCGGTAGCAGCCCAGCGTGAAGGCAAAAGTTTTCGCTTTGAACGGTAA
- a CDS encoding cytochrome C oxidase subunit IV family protein, which yields MAHSETGHAPHSHMKELTLTFVGLIILTYVTVKIAKLDFGSVAVNISIAMFIASIKAGLVALYFMHLKWEEKLIVFFAALSIPFVILMVATMVWDVAEKTAALNYVK from the coding sequence ATGGCACACTCAGAAACCGGACACGCACCGCACTCGCACATGAAAGAGCTCACGCTCACTTTCGTGGGCCTGATTATTCTGACATACGTCACCGTCAAAATCGCGAAGCTCGACTTCGGCTCGGTAGCGGTGAACATCTCCATCGCAATGTTCATCGCATCGATCAAAGCCGGCCTTGTGGCTCTGTATTTCATGCACCTCAAATGGGAAGAGAAGCTCATCGTCTTTTTCGCTGCGCTTTCGATTCCGTTTGTGATTCTGATGGTCGCCACCATGGTGTGGGACGTCGCAGAAAAAACAGCTGCGCTGAACTACGTAAAGTAA
- the radA gene encoding DNA repair protein RadA, with the protein MQKPKKDKVSYLCTECGDSFAKWYGQCPSCKAWNSLSENRFAESPAGSSAGPAEGAKLITSTTTAEPLVKTGLRQFDQILGGGVMAGAVILIGGEPGIGKSTLLLEVLRSAAGVYVTGEESLAQVHARAARLGLKDNLDIVQGNSLAQIFEYVHAKKSKLVLIDSIQTTYTDQRTGFAGSPAQIREVTQRIVEFAKSNQVAFLIAGHITKDGQIAGPKLLEHAVDTVIYFEQNPTSRYRFLRAVKNRFGATGDVAIFEMTATGFREIENADSLLPVQEIGGIGSCLFPQLEGTRVMPLEIQVLVTPTGFANGRRIGENIELSRIHLIAAILEKFCSLKLSQCDIFVRVNGGTQLSEPAGDLALLCAMASSYLEKPLQKGRAVAGQVSLTGEIRAAGGLEERRRALDAWNVSNALWGGAAAVSEIRRGEKFVQLIERELPFL; encoded by the coding sequence ATGCAAAAACCCAAAAAAGATAAAGTCTCTTACCTCTGCACCGAGTGCGGTGATTCGTTTGCCAAATGGTACGGGCAGTGCCCTTCGTGCAAGGCCTGGAACAGCCTGAGCGAGAACCGCTTTGCTGAGAGCCCAGCAGGGTCTTCTGCGGGGCCTGCAGAGGGCGCGAAGCTCATTACCTCAACAACAACCGCAGAGCCGCTCGTGAAGACCGGCCTCAGGCAATTCGACCAGATCTTGGGCGGCGGCGTCATGGCGGGCGCTGTGATTCTGATCGGCGGCGAACCCGGCATTGGCAAGTCGACGCTGTTGCTCGAGGTGCTTCGCAGCGCCGCGGGCGTTTATGTCACCGGCGAAGAGAGCCTCGCCCAGGTTCACGCGCGCGCGGCGAGGCTTGGTCTCAAAGACAATCTCGACATCGTGCAGGGTAACAGCCTCGCGCAGATCTTTGAATACGTTCACGCGAAAAAATCGAAGCTCGTGCTGATCGATTCGATTCAGACGACATATACCGACCAGCGCACCGGCTTTGCCGGCTCGCCTGCGCAGATTCGCGAAGTTACACAACGCATCGTTGAATTCGCGAAATCAAATCAGGTGGCGTTTCTGATTGCCGGCCATATCACCAAAGATGGCCAGATTGCCGGGCCGAAACTGCTAGAGCATGCCGTCGACACGGTTATCTATTTTGAACAGAACCCGACGAGCCGTTACCGGTTCTTACGCGCCGTAAAAAACCGCTTCGGTGCCACGGGCGACGTCGCGATTTTCGAAATGACCGCAACGGGCTTTCGCGAAATCGAGAATGCCGATTCGCTGCTGCCCGTGCAAGAAATCGGCGGCATCGGCAGCTGTTTATTTCCGCAGCTTGAAGGCACGCGCGTGATGCCGCTCGAGATTCAGGTGCTCGTCACCCCGACGGGCTTTGCCAATGGCCGCCGCATTGGTGAGAATATCGAGCTCTCGCGCATTCACCTGATCGCGGCGATTCTGGAAAAGTTCTGCTCGCTGAAACTCTCGCAATGCGACATTTTCGTGCGCGTGAATGGCGGCACGCAGCTCAGCGAACCCGCGGGCGACCTCGCGCTCTTGTGCGCAATGGCGTCGAGCTACCTCGAAAAGCCGCTGCAAAAAGGCCGCGCCGTCGCAGGCCAGGTGTCGCTGACGGGTGAAATTCGCGCCGCCGGCGGGCTTGAAGAGCGCCGCCGCGCGCTCGACGCGTGGAATGTCAGCAATGCCCTCTGGGGCGGCGCTGCGGCAGTGTCAGAAATTCGCCGGGGCGAGAAATTCGTGCAGCTGATCGAACGCGAATTACCGTTTCTCTAA
- a CDS encoding YheT family hydrolase, giving the protein MQYYRERLELADGDFVDLDWSLANQKEFGKKPGTKNNQLVILTHGMEGSSHSKYILHTVCAANAAGTSAVAWNMRGCSGEPNRALHFYHSGRTEDLAAVVRHALAKGFKKIWLAGFSLGGNLTLLYAAREGKTIAKEIQSVAAVCAPVDLVSSQAQIEAKENRLYLKRFLRDFHAKFNTKTTRRGYRIDTKKFAKRIRTLGQLDAHYTAPWNGFPDEKVYYQQCSSLPVLNAIRVPALLLNPIDDPFLSRECYPQRFAGKSKNFTLEMPETGGHCAMLLNLRMSASFMEKRLLEFFKIMQ; this is encoded by the coding sequence GTGCAGTATTATCGCGAACGGCTTGAACTCGCCGATGGTGATTTTGTCGATCTTGACTGGTCGCTTGCCAACCAAAAAGAATTCGGCAAAAAACCGGGTACAAAAAATAATCAGCTCGTGATTTTAACCCACGGCATGGAAGGTTCGAGCCACAGCAAATATATTTTGCACACAGTATGCGCAGCAAACGCTGCCGGCACCTCGGCAGTTGCATGGAATATGCGGGGCTGTTCGGGCGAACCGAACCGGGCACTGCATTTTTATCACAGCGGCCGAACCGAAGATCTCGCAGCGGTCGTGCGGCATGCACTCGCGAAAGGTTTCAAAAAGATCTGGCTCGCCGGTTTTAGCCTTGGCGGTAACCTCACGCTGCTCTACGCTGCGCGTGAAGGTAAAACTATCGCGAAAGAAATTCAGTCGGTCGCGGCAGTCTGCGCGCCGGTTGATCTCGTCAGCTCGCAGGCGCAAATTGAAGCAAAAGAAAATCGCCTTTACCTGAAACGCTTTCTGCGCGACTTTCATGCAAAGTTCAATACCAAAACGACCAGGCGCGGCTACCGCATCGATACCAAAAAATTCGCGAAACGTATTCGCACGCTTGGCCAACTCGACGCCCACTACACCGCCCCGTGGAACGGGTTTCCCGATGAAAAGGTTTATTACCAGCAGTGTAGCTCGCTGCCGGTATTGAATGCAATTCGGGTGCCGGCGTTGCTGCTCAACCCCATTGATGACCCGTTCTTGAGTCGCGAGTGCTACCCGCAGCGGTTTGCCGGCAAGAGTAAAAACTTCACACTCGAAATGCCAGAGACCGGCGGCCACTGTGCGATGCTGCTCAACCTGCGCATGTCGGCGTCTTTTATGGAAAAGCGGCTGCTCGAATTTTTCAAGATCATGCAGTAG
- a CDS encoding DsbA family protein, which yields MKKFLTVLALVLSVSTSTLCGGANETIATFDGGNVTTKDVEKNNEQEFYEIRQKEFQIRQQAAFETAREKIFEAEAKKRNLPVDKFVETELAKRRGNVTDEMIRQFYENNKQRINQPFAIVRDRIRQQLINNSEKGARDGLTSELFKAYNFKFNLQEPKPPTLTIVNDGKPFWGKADAKVVITEFSDFECPYCRQMQGDVQRLKAEYSGKIKWVFRNFPLDFHPQAMPSHIAAQCAGKQAKYFEFQTKVFSIPYNGRELDMSPAQLDRIAQSIGLNMQAYTQCKADKDGKEREAIEADMRYAQKIGVRGTPTIYINGVLYQQERSYEAMKQAIDKLLDS from the coding sequence ATGAAGAAATTTCTTACGGTTCTCGCTTTGGTTCTGAGTGTTTCAACCAGCACCCTTTGCGGCGGGGCCAATGAAACCATAGCAACATTTGATGGCGGCAACGTCACCACGAAAGATGTTGAAAAAAACAACGAGCAAGAATTCTACGAAATTCGCCAGAAAGAGTTTCAGATTCGCCAGCAGGCCGCATTTGAAACCGCGCGCGAAAAAATCTTCGAAGCCGAAGCTAAAAAGCGCAATCTACCGGTAGACAAGTTTGTCGAAACCGAACTGGCTAAGCGGCGCGGCAACGTGACCGACGAAATGATACGCCAGTTCTACGAAAATAATAAACAGCGTATCAATCAGCCTTTCGCAATCGTGCGCGACCGCATTCGCCAGCAGCTGATTAATAACTCTGAAAAAGGCGCCCGCGACGGATTAACCTCTGAACTGTTTAAAGCATACAATTTCAAGTTTAACCTGCAAGAACCGAAACCACCGACACTGACAATCGTTAACGACGGCAAACCGTTCTGGGGTAAAGCTGATGCAAAGGTTGTCATTACTGAATTTTCAGACTTTGAATGTCCCTATTGCCGCCAGATGCAGGGTGACGTGCAGCGCCTTAAAGCCGAATATTCCGGTAAAATCAAATGGGTGTTCCGCAACTTTCCGCTCGACTTTCACCCACAGGCAATGCCGTCTCATATCGCCGCGCAGTGTGCAGGCAAACAGGCGAAATATTTTGAGTTTCAGACGAAGGTTTTTTCGATACCTTACAACGGCCGAGAACTCGATATGTCGCCGGCACAGCTCGACCGCATAGCGCAGAGCATCGGCCTCAATATGCAGGCCTACACACAATGTAAGGCCGACAAAGACGGCAAAGAGCGTGAGGCAATTGAAGCCGATATGCGTTATGCGCAAAAGATAGGTGTCAGGGGAACTCCCACTATCTACATCAACGGCGTTCTCTATCAGCAAGAACGTTCGTACGAAGCGATGAAGCAGGCAATCGACAAGCTGCTTGATTCGTGA
- a CDS encoding MBL fold metallo-hydrolase, which translates to MRVTVLGSGTSTGVPIVGCQCKVCTSADEKNQRHRAAILLEEDGRVLIDTGPDLRYQMLKQQVRSLDAVLFTHFHYDHLDGLPDLRPFTFDNKAELVCYANPQTHEIILSRYPYIRERAVYSNVPHLSLKIFPGNEEDGYEELKIAGMKIQPIRLVHIPKAGVLSTGFVVNRKFGYLTDFKEINAQDEKFLEGLEVLYLGSPIDKPHMSHINHAEGLELIEKYKPARGYIGHLSHQYLHTELLEKWQGVAEPAFDGQQFVFH; encoded by the coding sequence ATGCGAGTCACTGTCTTAGGCAGCGGCACCTCGACTGGTGTGCCGATAGTCGGCTGCCAGTGTAAGGTCTGCACTTCAGCGGACGAAAAGAACCAGCGGCACAGGGCAGCAATTCTGCTCGAAGAAGATGGGCGCGTGCTGATCGATACCGGCCCCGACCTGCGTTACCAGATGCTGAAACAGCAGGTGCGTTCGCTCGATGCTGTTCTCTTTACCCACTTTCATTACGACCACCTCGATGGTCTGCCCGATCTTCGGCCGTTTACGTTTGATAACAAGGCAGAGTTGGTCTGTTATGCAAACCCGCAGACGCATGAAATTATTCTCAGCCGCTACCCGTATATTCGCGAGCGGGCAGTCTACAGCAACGTGCCGCACCTGAGCCTGAAGATATTTCCCGGCAATGAAGAAGACGGTTACGAAGAGCTCAAAATCGCCGGTATGAAAATTCAGCCGATTCGGCTGGTTCACATACCCAAGGCGGGGGTGTTGAGCACCGGTTTCGTGGTGAACCGTAAATTCGGCTATTTGACCGATTTTAAAGAGATCAATGCGCAAGACGAAAAATTTCTCGAAGGTCTTGAAGTCTTATACCTCGGTTCACCGATCGATAAACCCCACATGTCGCATATCAACCATGCAGAGGGGCTCGAGCTGATAGAAAAGTACAAGCCTGCACGGGGTTATATCGGTCACCTTTCGCACCAATACCTGCATACTGAACTACTCGAAAAATGGCAGGGTGTCGCCGAGCCGGCTTTTGACGGGCAGCAGTTTGTATTTCATTAA
- the coxB gene encoding cytochrome c oxidase subunit II, translated as MTSFIHAALGFITHAPTASTVASEVKFAADLINGISLVAFILVEGVLIYFVIKYRRRKGEANKQTLYLTHHTTAEIIWTVLPTLILGVIFYYGVASFVKLRNMPKDGEIIQLTGRQWLWDIKYPYCVKNAKTNAEKCIKLTSKNVNPTEDSIKSNKLQDELQKDQVRFVVAKGRKYVMQMTSTDVIHSFTIPAFYVKQDVVPGLTSRLWFEPTTVGEFVITCNEYCGDKHSGMLGMIQVMEPADFDKWKAEKLALLQKELDQDASGGPVDETALIAKGKELYGAKGCLACHNVSGAAGGAAPSFKGLYGKEEILTTGKIKVDDAYLKESMLKPAAKVVKGYAPMPNMGVEEGDVKYLVAFIKSLK; from the coding sequence ATGACGAGTTTTATCCATGCAGCACTGGGTTTTATTACCCATGCACCCACGGCATCGACCGTTGCCTCTGAAGTCAAGTTTGCCGCCGACCTGATCAATGGTATCAGCCTCGTCGCTTTCATTCTCGTCGAGGGTGTGTTGATCTACTTTGTGATCAAATACCGCCGTCGCAAGGGTGAAGCCAACAAACAAACGCTTTACCTCACCCACCATACCACAGCCGAAATCATCTGGACTGTGCTGCCGACCCTGATTCTCGGCGTCATCTTCTACTACGGCGTCGCGTCATTCGTGAAACTGCGCAACATGCCGAAAGACGGCGAAATCATTCAGCTTACCGGCCGCCAGTGGCTGTGGGATATTAAATACCCATACTGCGTAAAAAACGCGAAAACAAACGCTGAAAAGTGCATCAAGCTCACCAGCAAGAACGTTAACCCCACCGAAGACAGCATCAAATCGAATAAACTACAAGATGAACTGCAAAAAGACCAGGTTCGCTTTGTTGTTGCGAAAGGCCGCAAGTACGTGATGCAGATGACTTCGACCGATGTTATCCACAGCTTCACTATCCCCGCATTCTACGTAAAACAAGACGTTGTGCCAGGCCTGACCTCGCGCCTGTGGTTTGAACCCACAACTGTTGGCGAATTTGTCATTACCTGTAACGAATATTGCGGCGACAAACACTCGGGCATGCTCGGCATGATTCAGGTTATGGAGCCTGCCGACTTCGATAAGTGGAAGGCTGAAAAGCTCGCGCTGCTGCAGAAAGAACTCGACCAGGACGCATCGGGCGGGCCGGTCGACGAGACAGCGCTTATTGCCAAGGGTAAAGAACTCTACGGCGCGAAAGGTTGCCTTGCCTGCCATAACGTTTCAGGCGCAGCGGGCGGCGCCGCGCCGTCGTTCAAAGGTCTCTACGGCAAAGAAGAGATTCTCACTACCGGTAAAATCAAGGTCGACGACGCCTACCTGAAAGAGTCGATGCTGAAGCCTGCGGCGAAAGTCGTTAAGGGTTATGCACCAATGCCCAACATGGGTGTTGAAGAGGGCGATGTGAAATACCTCGTTGCTTTCATCAAGTCATTGAAATAA
- a CDS encoding cytochrome c oxidase subunit 3 family protein yields MGSNQAGYTTYEGRTVRDGSLWGNPAPLVYSMSRFGMWLFLATEILLFAILFTAYAIAYYRDGEAFHASAKELSVAFGAANTVILLFSSFTVAWGIEAVKRGNNRLMLILFGITIACGIGFLINKKFEYGHKVHEVELAKAAIAPELYQALKADNKCEDTFDKHHGEDVMVEKCKVVPFNLANIGSTDKSKPAFASMFFFLYFIMTGIHGLHIVIGLSLLGWVMYKGIKGEFHPGWYTPVEVSGLYWHLVDLIWIYLFPLLYLVA; encoded by the coding sequence ATGGGCTCGAATCAGGCAGGTTACACAACCTACGAAGGCCGCACCGTACGCGACGGCAGCCTCTGGGGCAACCCAGCGCCGCTCGTCTATTCGATGTCGCGTTTCGGCATGTGGCTCTTTCTTGCCACAGAGATTCTGCTCTTTGCGATTCTCTTCACAGCGTATGCGATTGCCTATTACCGTGACGGCGAAGCGTTTCATGCTTCGGCGAAAGAACTGAGCGTCGCCTTCGGCGCCGCGAACACAGTCATTCTGCTCTTCAGCTCATTTACCGTTGCCTGGGGCATCGAAGCAGTCAAGCGCGGCAACAACCGCCTGATGCTGATTCTGTTCGGCATCACGATCGCTTGCGGTATCGGCTTCTTGATTAACAAGAAGTTTGAATATGGCCACAAGGTGCACGAAGTTGAACTCGCGAAAGCGGCGATTGCACCTGAACTCTACCAGGCGCTCAAGGCCGACAACAAGTGCGAAGACACGTTCGACAAACACCACGGTGAAGACGTGATGGTTGAGAAGTGCAAGGTTGTGCCTTTCAACCTCGCCAACATCGGCAGCACTGACAAATCAAAGCCAGCGTTTGCCAGCATGTTCTTCTTTCTTTACTTCATCATGACAGGCATTCACGGCCTGCACATTGTTATCGGGCTTTCACTGCTCGGTTGGGTAATGTACAAGGGCATCAAAGGTGAGTTTCACCCCGGCTGGTACACTCCTGTTGAGGTTTCGGGCCTTTACTGGCACCTTGTCGACCTTATCTGGATCTACCTGTTTCCGCTGCTCTATCTGGTCGCATAA